From Thermoanaerobacterium sp. PSU-2, the proteins below share one genomic window:
- the rplJ gene encoding 50S ribosomal protein L10 yields MSTAREAKEKVVSEFKDKLERAQSVIFTSYSGLTVEDDTALRRKFKEANAEYKVYKNTLMWRAAQELGYTDLKKYLEGPTSVSFGYDDPVTPAKILVEFLKNSKGLELKAGIVDGKIVGPDEIKALSELPSKEELIAKALGSMKAPINNLVYVLSGTLRSLVIAINAVKEKKEAQ; encoded by the coding sequence TTGAGCACAGCGAGGGAAGCTAAGGAAAAAGTCGTTAGTGAGTTTAAGGATAAACTGGAAAGAGCACAATCCGTCATATTTACCAGCTACAGTGGATTGACAGTTGAGGACGATACTGCTTTAAGGAGAAAGTTTAAAGAAGCCAACGCTGAATATAAAGTATACAAAAATACTTTGATGTGGCGTGCGGCACAGGAACTGGGTTACACTGATTTGAAAAAGTACTTAGAAGGACCAACATCAGTTTCTTTCGGGTACGATGACCCTGTTACACCTGCTAAAATTCTGGTGGAATTTTTGAAGAACAGTAAAGGCTTGGAATTAAAAGCAGGTATTGTGGATGGCAAGATAGTAGGACCAGATGAAATAAAAGCGCTGTCCGAATTGCCGTCGAAAGAAGAACTTATCGCAAAAGCACTTGGCAGCATGAAGGCGCCTATAAACAACCTTGTGTACGTATTGTCTGGTACATTGAGAAGTCTTGTAATAGCTATAAATGCTGTTAAAGAGAAAAAAGAAGCACAATAA
- the rplA gene encoding 50S ribosomal protein L1, protein MKHGKKYLDSVKLIDKTRLYDANEAVDLVLKTAKAKFDETVDLSVRLGVDPRHADQQVRGTVILPHGTGKTVRVLVFAKGDKAKEAEAAGAEYVGAEELVAKIQNENWFDYDVVIATPDMMGVVGRLGKVLGPKGLMPNPKAGTVTFDIEKAVKDVKAGKIEYRVDKNSIIHVPIGKVSFGQEKLVENFKTIMDAIIRSKPAAAKGQYLRSVVLSSTMGPGIKVNPQRIV, encoded by the coding sequence ATGAAACATGGTAAGAAGTATTTAGATAGTGTGAAATTAATAGATAAGACAAGATTGTATGATGCAAATGAAGCTGTCGATTTGGTTTTGAAGACTGCAAAGGCAAAATTTGATGAGACCGTTGATCTTTCGGTAAGGCTTGGTGTTGATCCAAGACATGCAGATCAGCAGGTCAGAGGAACTGTAATACTTCCTCACGGGACAGGCAAGACGGTTCGAGTTTTGGTTTTTGCAAAAGGCGATAAAGCAAAAGAGGCTGAAGCTGCTGGTGCTGAATATGTTGGAGCTGAAGAATTAGTCGCAAAAATTCAAAATGAAAACTGGTTTGACTACGATGTTGTTATAGCTACACCAGACATGATGGGTGTAGTAGGTAGACTTGGTAAGGTCTTAGGACCAAAAGGCTTAATGCCAAACCCAAAGGCTGGTACAGTCACATTTGACATTGAGAAGGCAGTAAAAGACGTGAAAGCTGGTAAAATTGAGTACAGAGTTGACAAAAATTCAATAATCCATGTACCTATTGGAAAAGTTTCTTTCGGACAAGAGAAATTGGTTGAGAATTTCAAGACGATAATGGATGCTATAATAAGATCTAAACCTGCAGCAGCAAAAGGACAATATTTGAGAAGCGTTGTCCTCTCATCGACGATGGGACCTGGAATCAAGGTTAATCCGCAAAGAATCGTGTAA
- the rplK gene encoding 50S ribosomal protein L11, whose translation MAKKVAAVVKIQLPAGKATPAPPVGTALGPHGVNIMGFCKEFNEKTAKQAGLIIPVVITIYADRSFSFITKTPPAAVLLKKAAGIESGSPQPNKQKVAKISKDKVREIAELKMKDLNASDIEAAMRMIAGTARSMGIEIE comes from the coding sequence ATGGCTAAAAAAGTTGCTGCAGTTGTCAAGATACAGTTACCTGCAGGAAAGGCTACACCAGCTCCACCAGTAGGTACAGCTCTTGGACCACATGGTGTCAATATAATGGGTTTTTGCAAGGAGTTTAATGAAAAGACGGCAAAACAAGCTGGTTTGATCATTCCTGTAGTTATTACCATATATGCAGATAGGTCATTTTCATTCATCACAAAGACACCACCTGCGGCTGTGCTTTTAAAGAAGGCTGCTGGTATTGAAAGTGGTTCACCACAGCCTAACAAGCAGAAAGTCGCAAAGATTTCAAAGGATAAAGTAAGAGAAATAGCAGAACTGAAGATGAAAGACTTAAATGCATCAGATATTGAGGCGGCTATGAGAATGATAGCTGGTACTGCAAGAAGCATGGGCATTGAAATTGAGTAG